One window from the genome of Myxococcota bacterium encodes:
- a CDS encoding glycosyltransferase — protein MAAELSPDVPFVVLASAVWDTTNPVNAHQIARRLAAAGHRVLFVDSSGLRAPALLASAHDRRRVLARLSRGLGGARAVAPNLWVRSPLTLPAGWPEPLRSLSQSLYAWAVRRAARRLGFERPVVWAMLPNQLGAARALAPRKLVYHAVDDYAANPGVDAAWVRAREHEMVAAADLVFAASPSLTERLRAQRPDVELLANVADVELFSRAVSTSHAEPPELARLRRPRAVYVGNLAAYRLDFELLRAAARALPGVELVLIGPIGLGERDPAGPAAALAAEPNVAFLGPRPQPDLPALLAHCDVALLPLLENAHTLSCMPLKLWEYLAAGLPVVARDLPNLRGLLDERAIRLYADPAGFVPALAKALEDAGRGRAERLKAAQTHGWPARIAEIRARLAESLA, from the coding sequence GTGGCGGCCGAGCTGTCGCCCGACGTGCCGTTCGTGGTGCTCGCGAGCGCCGTGTGGGACACGACCAACCCGGTGAACGCGCACCAGATCGCGCGCCGGCTCGCGGCTGCGGGTCACCGCGTGCTGTTCGTGGACTCGAGCGGGCTGCGCGCGCCGGCGCTCCTGGCCTCGGCGCACGACCGGCGGCGCGTGCTGGCGCGGCTCTCGCGCGGGCTGGGCGGGGCGCGCGCCGTGGCGCCCAACCTGTGGGTGCGCTCGCCGCTGACCCTGCCGGCGGGCTGGCCGGAGCCGCTGCGCTCGCTGTCGCAGTCACTGTACGCCTGGGCGGTGCGGCGCGCGGCGCGCCGGCTGGGCTTCGAGCGCCCGGTCGTGTGGGCCATGCTGCCCAACCAGCTCGGCGCCGCGCGCGCGCTCGCGCCGCGCAAGCTCGTGTATCACGCCGTGGACGACTACGCGGCGAACCCCGGCGTGGATGCGGCGTGGGTGCGCGCGCGCGAGCACGAGATGGTGGCCGCGGCCGATCTGGTGTTCGCGGCCAGCCCGAGCCTGACCGAGCGCCTGCGCGCCCAGCGGCCTGACGTGGAGCTGCTCGCCAACGTGGCCGACGTGGAGCTGTTCTCGCGGGCGGTCAGCACGAGTCACGCCGAGCCGCCCGAGCTCGCGCGGCTGCGGCGGCCGCGCGCGGTGTACGTGGGCAACCTCGCGGCCTACCGGCTCGACTTCGAGCTGCTGCGGGCGGCGGCGCGGGCGCTGCCCGGGGTGGAGCTCGTGCTGATCGGTCCGATCGGCCTGGGCGAGCGCGACCCGGCCGGGCCCGCGGCGGCGCTCGCCGCCGAGCCCAACGTGGCGTTCCTGGGCCCGCGGCCCCAGCCCGACCTGCCCGCGCTGCTCGCGCACTGCGACGTGGCGCTGTTGCCGCTGCTCGAGAACGCGCACACCCTGTCGTGCATGCCGCTCAAGCTCTGGGAGTATCTCGCCGCCGGTCTGCCCGTGGTGGCGCGCGACCTGCCCAACCTGCGCGGGCTGCTCGACGAGCGCGCGATCCGCCTGTACGCCGATCCGGCCGGCTTCGTGCCCGCGCTCGCGAAGGCGCTCGAGGACGCCGGCCGCGGCCGCGCCGAGCGGCTGAAGGCCGCGCAGACGCACGGCTGGCCGGCGCGCATCGCCGAGATCCGCGCGCGCCTGGCGGAGTCACTGGCGTGA
- a CDS encoding polysaccharide biosynthesis C-terminal domain-containing protein, whose translation MPGDGAEARAGAGAMNFARNASSTALTQVARTFFGLGLAILLARWLSEADRGIYAVVATAAMFGDQVSQLGMRYAVIYRMSLPGASRARAVGAAFAWTLVTFALLAGLALVFRDPLRARFLLGAEPVFLWLALALAAADLFTGLVDAVARGIDRFDLRNADQISIAAVTLLATWLALVVFEWGLLGTLAATAVARGAVLLLFSALTLRRSGIDLTPDAHELGESLSFGVRGHPQTLLAWLHQRVDVMLMALFAVDPAQIAVYAVAVNVIDRLRVVPDSVSSALLPKLATLGPAEMGTYAARITRHLIFWVCLSGLALGLLAPFLVPLLFGRPYAASVLPLYVLLPATVMLSVRGMVGSYFIAAGRPGFNAWVQAGSVAVNVAANLWAIPRHGIVGAAFASLLSYSVEAIATVLVFRRVTGCGLGEIVLARRADLRPYLGRMRRLRERLGGA comes from the coding sequence ATGCCGGGGGACGGGGCCGAGGCTCGGGCGGGCGCGGGCGCGATGAACTTCGCGCGCAACGCGTCCTCGACCGCGCTGACCCAGGTGGCGCGCACGTTCTTCGGGCTGGGGCTGGCCATCCTGCTGGCGCGCTGGCTGAGCGAGGCGGACCGGGGCATCTACGCCGTGGTCGCCACGGCCGCGATGTTCGGCGACCAGGTCAGTCAGCTGGGCATGCGCTACGCGGTGATCTACCGCATGTCGCTGCCGGGCGCGTCGCGCGCGCGGGCGGTGGGGGCGGCGTTCGCCTGGACGCTCGTCACGTTCGCGCTGCTGGCCGGGCTGGCGCTGGTCTTCCGCGACCCGCTGCGCGCGCGCTTCCTGCTGGGCGCCGAGCCGGTGTTCCTGTGGCTCGCGCTGGCGCTCGCGGCGGCGGACCTGTTCACGGGACTGGTCGACGCGGTGGCGCGGGGCATCGACCGCTTCGACCTGCGCAATGCCGACCAGATCTCGATCGCGGCAGTGACTCTGCTCGCGACCTGGCTGGCGCTGGTGGTGTTCGAGTGGGGTCTGCTCGGCACGCTGGCCGCGACCGCGGTCGCGCGCGGGGCGGTGCTGCTCTTGTTCTCCGCGCTCACCTTGCGGCGCAGCGGCATCGACCTGACGCCGGACGCGCACGAGCTCGGCGAGTCACTCTCCTTCGGCGTGCGCGGCCACCCGCAGACACTCCTGGCCTGGCTGCACCAGCGCGTCGACGTGATGCTGATGGCGCTGTTCGCGGTCGACCCCGCGCAGATCGCGGTGTACGCGGTCGCGGTGAACGTGATCGACCGCTTGCGGGTCGTGCCGGACTCGGTGAGCTCGGCGCTCCTGCCCAAGCTCGCCACGCTCGGCCCGGCCGAGATGGGCACATACGCCGCGCGCATCACGCGGCACCTGATCTTCTGGGTGTGTCTGTCGGGGCTCGCGCTGGGGCTCCTGGCGCCGTTCCTGGTGCCCTTGCTGTTCGGGCGGCCGTACGCGGCCTCGGTGCTGCCGCTCTACGTGTTGCTGCCGGCGACGGTCATGCTCTCGGTGCGGGGCATGGTCGGGAGCTACTTCATCGCGGCGGGTCGGCCGGGCTTCAACGCCTGGGTGCAGGCGGGCTCCGTGGCGGTGAACGTGGCGGCGAACCTGTGGGCGATCCCGCGCCACGGCATCGTGGGCGCGGCGTTCGCCAGCCTGCTCTCGTACAGCGTCGAGGCGATCGCCACGGTGCTCGTGTTCCGGCGCGTCACCGGCTGCGGCCTGGGCGAGATCGTGCTGGCGCGGCGCGCGGACCTGCGGCCGTATCTGGGCCGCATGCGCCGGCTGCGCGAGAGACTCGGGGGCGCGTGA
- a CDS encoding carboxymuconolactone decarboxylase family protein has product MDARIDWQKLGMRRVQPLLTLQAQVHGSGLGAKLLGLVEMRASQINGCAYCLDMHSKDARAAGESEQRLYGLDAWREAPYYDARERAALAWTEAVTCLEEGHVADKVFEEVRKQFSDEELLDLTLAIVAINAWNRLMIGFRVPAGSYHPRARAAAV; this is encoded by the coding sequence ATGGACGCTCGAATCGACTGGCAGAAGCTCGGCATGAGGCGCGTGCAGCCGCTCCTGACCCTGCAGGCGCAGGTTCACGGCTCGGGGCTCGGCGCGAAGCTGCTCGGGCTTGTGGAAATGCGCGCCTCGCAGATCAACGGATGTGCATATTGCCTCGACATGCACAGCAAGGATGCCCGCGCCGCAGGTGAGTCGGAGCAGCGGCTCTACGGCCTCGATGCCTGGCGCGAGGCGCCGTACTACGACGCGCGCGAGCGCGCCGCGCTGGCGTGGACCGAGGCGGTGACCTGCCTCGAGGAGGGCCACGTGGCCGACAAGGTCTTCGAAGAGGTGCGCAAGCAGTTCAGCGACGAGGAGCTCCTCGACCTCACGCTCGCGATCGTGGCGATCAACGCCTGGAACCGGCTGATGATCGGCTTCCGCGTGCCCGCCGGGAGCTACCACCCGCGCGCGCGCGCCGCGGCCGTGTGA
- a CDS encoding 3-hydroxyacyl-CoA dehydrogenase — protein MQIQGAGAVVTGGASGLGGATVRELLAAGARVAILDLPRSKGEDVARTLGRGAIFCPCDVTKAAEVEAAVDRAVKEVGPIRMAVNCAGIGWAQRTVTKEGPHPIEPFMKVLEVNVIGTFNAIRFEADRMSKNDPDADGERGVIVNTASVAAYDGQIGQAAYSASKGAVVGMTLPIARDLASLGIRVVTIAPGLFDTPLLAGLPEPARQALAANIPFPRRLGRPIEYAHLARSIIENGMLNGEVIRLDGAIRMPPKG, from the coding sequence GTGCAGATCCAGGGCGCCGGGGCCGTCGTGACCGGCGGCGCGTCGGGCCTGGGCGGCGCGACCGTGCGCGAGCTGCTCGCCGCGGGCGCGCGCGTGGCGATCCTCGACCTGCCGCGCTCGAAGGGCGAAGACGTCGCGCGCACCTTGGGCCGCGGCGCGATCTTCTGCCCGTGCGACGTGACCAAGGCCGCCGAGGTCGAGGCCGCGGTCGACCGCGCGGTGAAGGAGGTCGGCCCGATCCGCATGGCGGTGAACTGTGCCGGCATCGGCTGGGCGCAGCGCACGGTCACCAAGGAAGGCCCGCACCCGATCGAGCCCTTCATGAAGGTGCTCGAGGTGAACGTGATCGGCACCTTCAACGCGATCCGCTTCGAGGCGGACCGCATGAGCAAGAACGACCCCGACGCCGACGGCGAGCGGGGCGTGATCGTGAATACGGCCTCGGTCGCCGCCTACGACGGCCAGATCGGCCAGGCCGCGTACTCCGCGTCGAAGGGCGCCGTGGTGGGCATGACCCTGCCGATCGCGCGCGACCTGGCGTCGCTCGGGATCCGCGTGGTGACCATTGCCCCGGGCCTGTTCGACACGCCGCTTCTGGCCGGCCTGCCGGAGCCCGCACGCCAGGCGCTGGCTGCGAACATCCCGTTTCCGCGCCGCCTCGGGCGGCCGATCGAGTACGCGCACCTGGCGCGCTCGATCATCGAGAACGGCATGCTGAACGGAGAAGTGATCCGCCTCGACGGCGCGATCCGCATGCCCCCGAAGGGATGA
- the speA gene encoding biosynthetic arginine decarboxylase — protein sequence MRAWTVREAAELYGIPYWGGDYFSVSAEGDMLVHPNGPGTATVNLRAVVEELRGRGLRTPLVIRFSDILASRVRHISEAFSRAVRDYEYKGRYRGVYPIKVNQQKQVVEELVNFGRPYHLGLEVGSKPELLVGLALLNTPEALIICNGYKDRAYMELALLAQRLGRYVVIVIDRPNELDTLIKASRELGIRPHIGVRARLAARGAGKWAESSGDRSKFGLSAEELVSVVNRLRHDDMLDCLEMLHFHNGSQITAIRSHKDAFREASHIFTELHALGAPMRLMDVGGGLGIDYDGSQTNFHSSMNYTTQEYAYDVVSAIRDICDEKGVPHPDIVTEAGRALVSHASVLIFDVLGVDGVRSATQPTAPTEADPKVIQQLHEVWSSITARNVLESYNDALQLKEEATTAFSLGYLDLQTRARMEELFWACCEKIMRIVRDLEYVPEDLQRLERQLADTYYGNFSVFQSLPDSWAMKQLFPVVPIHRLDEAPSRRGTFADLTCDSDGKVNQFIDLRDVKTVLELHPPNGRPYYVGVFLVGAYQETLGEMHNLFGDTDAAHVRVYEDGGYTVEQVVEGDSVEQVVQYLGYDRRQLSEAVRLAAETAMREGRLTIEESALLRRRFEQGISGYTYLEQET from the coding sequence ATGCGTGCCTGGACCGTCCGTGAAGCTGCCGAGCTCTACGGGATTCCGTACTGGGGCGGCGACTACTTCTCAGTCAGTGCCGAAGGCGACATGCTCGTCCATCCCAACGGACCGGGAACCGCGACGGTGAACCTGCGCGCCGTCGTCGAGGAGCTGCGCGGCCGCGGCCTGCGCACCCCACTGGTGATCCGCTTCAGTGACATTCTCGCGAGCCGCGTGCGGCACATCTCGGAAGCGTTCTCGCGCGCGGTCCGTGACTACGAGTACAAGGGCCGCTACCGCGGCGTGTACCCGATCAAGGTGAATCAGCAGAAGCAGGTCGTGGAGGAGCTCGTGAACTTCGGGCGCCCCTACCACCTGGGCCTCGAGGTCGGCTCCAAGCCCGAGCTCCTGGTCGGCCTGGCGCTCCTGAACACGCCCGAGGCGCTGATCATCTGCAACGGCTACAAGGACCGCGCGTACATGGAGCTCGCGCTGCTCGCGCAGCGCCTCGGCCGCTACGTGGTGATCGTGATCGATCGGCCCAACGAGCTCGACACGCTGATCAAGGCCAGCCGCGAGCTGGGCATCCGCCCGCACATCGGCGTGCGCGCGCGCCTGGCCGCGCGCGGCGCGGGCAAGTGGGCCGAGTCGTCGGGTGACCGCTCGAAGTTCGGTCTCTCGGCCGAGGAGCTGGTCTCGGTCGTGAACCGGCTGCGGCACGACGACATGCTCGACTGCCTCGAGATGCTCCACTTCCACAACGGCTCGCAGATCACGGCGATCCGCTCGCACAAAGACGCCTTCCGCGAGGCCAGCCACATCTTCACGGAGCTGCACGCGCTCGGCGCGCCCATGCGGCTCATGGACGTGGGCGGCGGTCTGGGCATCGACTACGACGGCTCGCAGACCAACTTCCACTCCTCGATGAACTACACCACGCAGGAGTACGCCTACGACGTCGTCTCCGCGATCCGCGACATCTGCGACGAGAAGGGCGTGCCGCACCCCGACATCGTCACCGAGGCCGGCCGCGCGCTCGTGTCGCACGCATCGGTCTTGATCTTCGACGTGCTGGGCGTGGACGGCGTGCGCTCGGCGACCCAGCCGACCGCACCCACCGAGGCCGACCCCAAGGTCATCCAGCAGCTCCACGAGGTGTGGAGCTCGATCACGGCGCGCAACGTGCTCGAGTCCTACAACGACGCGCTGCAGCTCAAGGAGGAGGCGACCACCGCCTTCTCGCTCGGCTACCTCGACCTGCAGACCCGCGCGCGCATGGAGGAGCTGTTCTGGGCCTGCTGCGAGAAGATCATGCGCATCGTGCGCGACCTCGAGTACGTGCCCGAAGACCTGCAGCGCCTGGAGCGCCAGCTCGCCGACACCTACTACGGCAACTTCTCGGTCTTCCAGTCACTGCCCGACTCGTGGGCCATGAAGCAGCTCTTCCCGGTCGTGCCGATCCACCGCCTCGACGAGGCGCCGTCGCGGCGCGGCACGTTCGCCGACCTGACCTGTGACTCCGACGGCAAGGTCAACCAGTTCATCGACCTGCGCGACGTGAAGACGGTGCTCGAGCTGCACCCGCCCAACGGCCGCCCGTACTACGTGGGCGTGTTCCTGGTGGGTGCCTACCAGGAGACGCTCGGCGAGATGCACAACCTGTTCGGCGACACCGACGCCGCGCACGTGCGCGTGTACGAGGACGGCGGCTACACGGTCGAGCAGGTGGTCGAGGGCGACTCGGTCGAGCAGGTCGTGCAGTATCTCGGCTACGACCGCCGCCAGCTCTCGGAGGCCGTGCGGCTGGCCGCCGAGACGGCCATGCGCGAGGGGCGGCTCACGATCGAAGAGTCGGCGCTGCTGCGCCGCCGCTTCGAGCAGGGCATCAGCGGCTACACGTACCTCGAGCAGGAGACCTAG
- a CDS encoding thioredoxin domain-containing protein, translated as MPNRLAGETSAYLRQHAHNPVDWYPWGDEAWERARRENKPVLVSIGYSSCHWCHVMERESFEDPNVARLLSESLVAIKVDREERPDVDQIYMEAVQRMTGSGGWPLNMFCTPDGRPFMGGTYFPPRRMHNRPSFAEVVLAVARAWRDQREEVDKAAAEVLAALGARPEVTAPDPVGKESLSILVRQMMARADRRHGGFGAAPKFPTATNLEAVLAAAHLGVARGDAREHLVFSLEQMARGGIFDQLGGGFHRYSTDERWLVPHFEKMLYDNGQLLRVYAEAYRQTGDEKLRWPVEETVSWLEREMRDPAGGFYASQDADSEGEEGRFFVWSPEEIRAVLGSELGDEFCAAYGVEPGGNFEHSGKSVLSHGLAGDRPRFAEARARLFAARSARVAPATDKKNVCSWIGYAISGLALAGSSFARPEWVGAAARAADFALSRLSDGGRGLLRIYEAGEAKIPAFLDDHAALLCALLDLSRAGGGDRYLEAAAVVADELRARFFDPRTRELFFTPGGDATLVMRLSSDSDGATPAASGLAVLGLVRLGSLSGRSDFSEIAEAVLEREGPVASRAPLYLPTLTRAAALREAEPGVAIVLGAAADPRTQALAARARTLLGPEDAVVVVTPGARPAWLAPEWLAGREPRNGAPTAYLCRGRVCSLPANEPSELFLP; from the coding sequence ATGCCGAACAGGCTGGCCGGCGAGACCAGCGCCTACCTGCGCCAGCACGCGCACAACCCGGTGGACTGGTACCCGTGGGGCGACGAGGCCTGGGAGCGCGCGCGCCGCGAGAACAAGCCGGTGCTGGTGTCGATCGGCTACTCGTCGTGCCACTGGTGTCACGTGATGGAGCGCGAGTCGTTCGAGGACCCGAACGTGGCGCGCCTTTTGAGTGAGTCGCTGGTCGCCATCAAGGTCGACCGCGAGGAGCGCCCCGACGTGGACCAGATCTACATGGAGGCGGTGCAGCGCATGACCGGCTCCGGCGGCTGGCCGCTCAACATGTTCTGCACGCCCGACGGACGGCCGTTCATGGGCGGCACCTACTTCCCGCCACGCCGCATGCACAACCGGCCGAGCTTCGCCGAGGTGGTGCTGGCGGTGGCGCGTGCCTGGCGCGACCAGCGCGAGGAGGTCGACAAGGCGGCAGCCGAGGTGCTGGCTGCACTGGGCGCGCGGCCCGAGGTCACGGCGCCCGATCCGGTCGGCAAGGAGTCACTGTCGATCCTGGTGCGCCAGATGATGGCGCGCGCGGACCGCCGGCACGGGGGCTTCGGCGCGGCGCCGAAGTTCCCCACCGCCACCAACCTCGAGGCGGTGCTGGCCGCGGCGCACCTGGGCGTGGCGCGCGGCGACGCGCGCGAGCATCTGGTGTTCTCGCTCGAGCAGATGGCGCGCGGCGGCATCTTCGATCAGCTGGGCGGCGGCTTCCACCGCTACTCGACCGACGAGCGCTGGCTCGTGCCGCACTTCGAGAAGATGCTCTACGACAACGGGCAGCTCCTGCGCGTGTACGCCGAGGCCTACCGGCAGACCGGCGACGAGAAGCTGCGCTGGCCGGTCGAGGAGACCGTGAGCTGGCTCGAGCGCGAGATGCGCGACCCGGCCGGCGGCTTCTACGCGAGTCAGGACGCCGACAGCGAGGGCGAGGAGGGGCGCTTCTTCGTCTGGAGCCCCGAGGAGATCCGCGCGGTGCTCGGGAGCGAGCTCGGCGACGAGTTCTGCGCGGCCTACGGGGTCGAGCCGGGTGGGAATTTCGAGCACTCGGGGAAGAGCGTGCTGTCGCACGGCCTCGCGGGGGACCGGCCGCGCTTCGCCGAGGCGCGCGCCCGGCTGTTCGCGGCGCGCAGCGCGCGCGTGGCGCCCGCGACGGACAAGAAGAACGTGTGCTCGTGGATCGGCTACGCGATCTCGGGGCTCGCGCTCGCGGGGTCCAGCTTCGCCCGGCCCGAGTGGGTCGGCGCCGCGGCGCGCGCGGCCGACTTCGCGCTCAGCCGGCTGTCGGACGGCGGGCGCGGCCTCTTGCGCATCTACGAGGCGGGTGAGGCCAAGATCCCCGCCTTCCTCGACGATCACGCGGCGCTCTTGTGCGCGCTGCTCGACCTGTCTCGCGCGGGCGGGGGCGACCGGTACCTGGAGGCTGCGGCGGTCGTGGCCGACGAGCTGCGGGCGCGCTTCTTCGATCCGCGCACGCGCGAGCTGTTCTTCACGCCGGGCGGCGATGCCACGCTGGTGATGCGCCTGTCGAGTGACTCCGACGGGGCGACGCCTGCGGCCTCGGGCCTCGCGGTGCTGGGTCTGGTGCGGCTCGGCTCACTCAGCGGGCGGTCGGACTTCAGCGAGATCGCCGAGGCGGTGCTCGAGCGCGAGGGCCCGGTCGCCTCGCGCGCGCCTTTGTATCTGCCGACGCTGACGCGCGCCGCCGCCCTGCGCGAGGCCGAGCCCGGCGTGGCGATCGTGCTCGGCGCGGCCGCCGACCCGCGCACGCAGGCGCTGGCCGCGCGCGCCCGGACGCTGCTCGGTCCCGAGGACGCCGTGGTCGTGGTGACTCCCGGCGCGCGGCCCGCCTGGCTCGCGCCGGAATGGCTGGCAGGCCGCGAGCCGAGAAACGGCGCGCCGACCGCCTACCTGTGCCGCGGCCGGGTGTGCTCCTTGCCCGCGAACGAGCCTTCGGAGCTATTCCTGCCGTAG